AGCAATGGCAGCATGAGGTCAAGCCGGATTACACAGCGGAGACGCTGGATGAAGTCTATACATTGTTGTGCGGCAAGCAGTCCGGGACCAATTAATCATTGTAAAGGGGACGTGAGTGAAGATGACCGAAGTGAACCATAATTCCGACGAGCAGGAACTGGAGCTGTTGAAGTATCCGATTGGCCGATTTGCGGCTTCTCAAGAGAAGCCTACGGCAGAGGCGCGGAGAGAATCGATAGCGGTTATTGAGCAGCTGGCAGCCGGGTTAAGGGCAGCGGTAGAGCCGCTGACGGCGGAGCAATTGGAGACATCTTACCGGCCGGGCGGCTGGACCGTGAAGCAGGTGGTGCATCATCTTGCCGATACCGGCATGTATGGCTACCTGCGCTTCAAACGGGGGCTGACCGAGGATGCGCCGCAGGTGCCAAGCTACAGGCAGGATCTGTGGGCGGAGCAGAGCGATTATTCAGAAGAGCCGGCGTCCACCTCACTTGAACTGATCGAGCTGTTGAATCAGCGGTTCGCACGCCTGCTGCACTCCCTGACGCCTGCGGATTATGACCGTACCTTTGTCAGCGGAGGACTGGGGGCGATGACACTGGATACCGCCGTAGAGCGGTACATCTGGCACAGCCGCCATCATACCGCGCAGATTACAGCATTAATCCGGCGCAGCGGCTGGTAATTGAATGGTGAACAGACGGACGGGGGTTCCCGCCGTCTTATTTTGTAGCTTTTTATTAGGCGTGGGCTGCATTTCATCGTCACCTGGGCATGGGCGGATACATATCTTATCGCGAAGGATAAAATATGGCCTCTCGGAGAAGGGAAGGATTAGCGTGACCTCTTATATGGACTATACGTCACCCGATACACAGTTTACGTTTGATCTCAATTGCAATACGTTATTCAAGAAGGATGAATGCAACTACATCAACCTGCTGGGCGTCAAAAATCTGAACACCCTGGAGAATACGTCGCTGCTTGATATTTTTCTCAGCAAGTCCAATGTAGTGGAGCCGCATTACCATCAGAATGCCGCTGAGCTGGTCTATTGCATCTCCGGCGAAGCCGTAGTATCACTGATCAACCCGTTCACGAATGAGCTGCTGCATTTCCCGATCACTCCGGGGCAGGTGGCCAATGTGCCGCAGGGCTGGTGGCATTATGAGATAGCGACGGTGGACTGCACCCACCTGCTGGCTATCTTCGATGCGCCTACACCTGAAGTGATCCTCGGCTCGGATCTGCTGAGCTTGACACCAGCCAATGTGCTGGCCCATACGTACTGTCTGAATGAAGCACTGGTCAAGGAAGCGCTGGCTCCGGTGAAGCCGAAGACCTTCATTGGCCCGCCTGCGGATTGCTGTCCGCCCATGCCGAATGCCGCCGGGACAATGGTCAATGCCAATCTGGTTCCCGCCTCCATGGCCCCAATGATGCCAA
This region of Paenibacillus sp. FSL K6-1096 genomic DNA includes:
- a CDS encoding YfiT family bacillithiol transferase; translated protein: MTEVNHNSDEQELELLKYPIGRFAASQEKPTAEARRESIAVIEQLAAGLRAAVEPLTAEQLETSYRPGGWTVKQVVHHLADTGMYGYLRFKRGLTEDAPQVPSYRQDLWAEQSDYSEEPASTSLELIELLNQRFARLLHSLTPADYDRTFVSGGLGAMTLDTAVERYIWHSRHHTAQITALIRRSGW
- a CDS encoding cupin domain-containing protein, with amino-acid sequence MDYTSPDTQFTFDLNCNTLFKKDECNYINLLGVKNLNTLENTSLLDIFLSKSNVVEPHYHQNAAELVYCISGEAVVSLINPFTNELLHFPITPGQVANVPQGWWHYEIATVDCTHLLAIFDAPTPEVILGSDLLSLTPANVLAHTYCLNEALVKEALAPVKPKTFIGPPADCCPPMPNAAGTMVNANLVPASMAPMMPNANLAPMMANANMSPYMYSQPSPQSFGYQPMPVHGYYAQPYAQPYRQPVPPAYSQAVNEAGTE